The proteins below come from a single Piscinibacter gummiphilus genomic window:
- the guaB gene encoding IMP dehydrogenase, with translation MRLLGKALTFDDVLLVPAFSQVLPRDTSLSTHLSRNIRLNLPLVSAAMDTVTEARLAIAIAQEGGIGIVHKNLSPKQQASEVARVKRYESGVLRDPITIAPRVPVRDVINLSRQHGISGFPVVDEGKVVGIVTGRDLRFETRMDIPVSEIMTPRERLITVGENATLTEAKALMHKHKLERVLVVNDAFELRGLYTVKDITKQTNFPNAARDAQGKLRVGAAVGVGEGTEERVELLVKAGVDALVVDTAHGHSAGVIERVRWVKQNYPQVDVIGGNIATGAAALALVEAGADGVKVGIGPGSICTTRIVAGVGVPQITAIDNVAKALAGTGVPLIADGGIRYSGDIAKAIAAGAHTVMMGGMFAGTEEAPGEIVLFQGRSYKSYRGMGSIGAMQQGSADRYFQDNTGANPNADKLVPEGIEGRVPYKGSLVSIIFQMAGGIRASMGYCGCATIDDMRNKAEFVEITSAGIRESHVHDVQITKEAPNYRME, from the coding sequence ATGCGCCTTCTCGGCAAAGCGCTCACCTTCGACGATGTGTTGTTGGTGCCGGCGTTCTCCCAGGTGTTGCCGCGCGACACCTCGCTCTCCACCCACCTCTCCCGCAACATCCGACTGAACTTGCCCCTGGTGTCCGCCGCCATGGACACGGTGACGGAGGCGCGGCTGGCCATTGCCATCGCCCAGGAGGGCGGCATCGGCATCGTGCACAAGAACCTGTCGCCCAAGCAGCAGGCTTCGGAGGTGGCGCGGGTCAAGCGCTACGAGTCGGGCGTGCTGCGCGACCCCATCACCATCGCGCCCCGCGTGCCGGTGCGTGACGTGATCAACCTGTCGCGCCAGCATGGCATTTCGGGCTTCCCGGTGGTCGACGAAGGCAAGGTGGTCGGCATCGTCACCGGCCGCGACCTGCGCTTCGAGACGCGCATGGACATCCCCGTCAGCGAGATCATGACGCCGCGCGAGCGGCTCATCACCGTGGGCGAAAACGCGACGCTCACCGAAGCCAAGGCGTTGATGCACAAGCACAAGCTGGAGCGTGTGCTGGTCGTCAACGACGCCTTCGAGTTGCGTGGCCTCTACACGGTGAAAGACATCACCAAGCAGACCAACTTCCCCAATGCCGCGCGTGACGCGCAAGGCAAGCTGCGTGTCGGCGCAGCGGTTGGCGTGGGCGAGGGCACCGAAGAGCGGGTCGAGCTGCTGGTCAAGGCCGGCGTCGACGCCCTGGTGGTCGACACCGCCCACGGCCACAGTGCCGGCGTGATCGAGCGCGTGCGCTGGGTCAAGCAGAACTACCCGCAGGTCGACGTGATCGGCGGGAACATCGCCACCGGCGCGGCGGCCCTGGCGCTCGTCGAGGCGGGTGCCGATGGTGTCAAGGTCGGCATCGGCCCTGGCTCCATCTGCACCACCCGCATCGTGGCGGGCGTGGGCGTGCCGCAGATCACCGCCATCGACAACGTGGCCAAGGCCCTCGCCGGCACCGGCGTGCCGCTGATCGCCGACGGCGGCATCCGCTACTCGGGCGACATCGCCAAGGCCATCGCGGCCGGCGCGCACACGGTGATGATGGGCGGCATGTTTGCCGGCACCGAAGAAGCGCCCGGCGAGATCGTGCTGTTCCAGGGTCGCAGCTACAAGAGCTACCGCGGCATGGGCTCGATCGGCGCCATGCAGCAAGGCTCGGCCGACCGCTACTTCCAGGACAACACCGGCGCCAACCCCAACGCCGACAAGCTCGTGCCTGAAGGCATCGAAGGCCGCGTGCCGTACAAGGGTTCCCTCGTCAGCATCATCTTCCAGATGGCCGGTGGTATCCGTGCGTCGATGGGCTACTGCGGCTGCGCGACCATCGACGACATGCGCAACAAGGCCGAGTTCGTCGAGATCACGTCTGCCGGCATCCGCGAGAGCCACGTCCACGACGTGCAGATCACAAAAGAAGCGCCCAACTACCGCATGGAGTGA